The Pseudomonas bijieensis DNA window AGGCTGCCTTGCTTGACCAGCTCGCAGACCAGGCCGCGACCGTCTTCATCGGCCAACCACGGGCCAAGGTTCTCGATGTGCAGGGCGTCGGCGGCGCAGATCATTTTCAGCAGTTCGCGCAGCTTGCCCGGCAGGTAACGGCTCTGGCCGCTGGCGAACAGCAGCAGGTCATCATCGACTTCCGACCAGGCCAGGCGCGCACTCGGATTGCGAATGATCACTGCACCTTGTTCCAGGCTGGCCAGCAGGTCGTCTTCTTCCAGCTCCGGGCCCACCACCAGTTCCGGGTAGCGTGGCTCGGTCATGAACTGGCCGAACCAGGTCAGCAGCAGCCGCTCGTCGCTCATGTGCTCGGCCAGCAGGCCCTTGAGGCGGTCGAGAGCGTCCTGCTGGATCTGGTGCGGGTCGGCTACAGGGCGTGCATCGGCGTCGGTGTAGCGTTCTTCGTCCGGCAGGAACTGGCTGAGGAAGTCGGTGAAATGGGTCAGTACTTCGGCGGCGCTAGGCGCACGGAAACCCACCGAGTAGGTCATGCAGTCATCCACGGCCACGCCGCAGTGGGCCAGGCGCGGTGGCAGGTAGAGCATGTCGCCCGGTTCCAGGGTCCACTCATCGGTGGCCTCGAATTCGGCGAGGATGCGCAGGTCGGCGTGCTGCAGCAGCGGGCTCTCGGAGTCGCACATCTGGCCGATTTTCCAGTTGCGCTGGCCATGGCCTTGCAGCAGGAACACGTCATAGTTATCGAAGTGCGGGCCCACGCTGCCACCGGGGGCGGCGAAGCTGATCATCACATCGTCGATGCGCCAGCTCGGCAGGAAGCGGAAGTTCTCCAGCAGCTCGCTGACTTCCGGTACGAACTGATCGACAGCCTGTACCAGCAGGGTCCACTCGCGCTCTGGCAACTTGCTGAATTCGTCTTCGGCGAACGGGCCGCGACGCAGTTCCCAAGGGCGCTCGCCGTGCTCGATCACCAGGCGCGATTCGACTTCTTCTTCCAGGGCCAGGCCGGCCAGTTCGTCGGCGTCGATGGGGCTTTGGAAGTCAGGAATCGCCTGACGGATCAGCAGCGGTTTTTTCTGCCAGTAGTCGCGCAGGAACTCCCGTGCCGTAATGCCGCCCAGGAGTTGCAGAGGAATATCAGGATTCATGTGTAACCTATTGAAAAAATATACTTTTCAGCCGCGAATAAAAACGCCCGGCGCGGCCGGGCGTCTCAAAGGTAAAGCCGTGGATCAGATGCGCTTGGCTTGTGCCGCTGCGTTGCCGATGTAGCTGGCCGGCGTCAGCTTTTTCAGCTCGGCGCGAGCGTCGGCAGGCATGTCCAGGCCATCGATGAAAGTCTGCAACGCTTCAGGGCTGATGCCCTTGCCACGGGTCAGTTCTTTCAGCTTTTCATACGGGTTTTCGATGTTGTAGCGACGCATCACGGTCTGGATCGGCTCGGCCAGGACTTCCCAGCAGGCGTCCAGGTCGGCGGCGATCTTCTGCTCGTTCAGTTCCAGCTTGCTGATGCCCTTGAGGCTGGCTTCGTAGGCAATGACGCTGTGGGCAAAGCCCACGCCCAGGTTGCGCAGTACGGTGGAATCGGTCAGGTCGCGCTGCCAGCGGGAGATCGGCAGTTTGCTCGCCAGGTGCTGGAACAGCGCGTTGGCGATGCCCAGGTTGCCTTCTGAGTTTTCGAAGTCGATCGGGTTGACCTTGTGCGGCATGGTCGAGGAACCGATTTCGCCGGCGATGGTGCGCTGCTTGAAGTAACCCAGGGAGATGTAGCCCCAGATGTCACGGTCGAAGTCGATCAGGATGGTGTTGAAACGGGCGATCGCGTCGAACAGCTCGGCGATGTAGTCATGCGGTTCGATCTGGGTGGTGTACGGGTTGAAGCTCAGGCCCAGCTCGTCTTCGATGAAGGCGCGGGCGTTGGCTTCCCAGTCGATGTCCGGGTAGGCCGACAAGTGGGCGTTGTAGTTGCCCACGGCACCGTTGATCTTGCCCAGCAGCGGCACGGCGGCAACCTGGGCGATCTGGCGCTCCAGGCGGTACACCACGTTCGCCAGTTCCTTGCCCAGGGTGGTCGGCGAAGCCGGTTGACCGTGGGTGCGCGACAGCATCGGCACGTCGGCGAAGCGGATCGCCAGCTCGCGGATGGCCTCGGCGGTCTGACGCATCAGCGGCAACATCACCTCATCACGGCCTTCGCGCAGCATCAGGGCGTGGGACAGGTTGTTGATGTCCTCGCTGGTGCAGGCAAAGTGGATGAACTCGCTGACGTTGGCCAGTTCTGGCAGTTTGGCCGCCTGCTCCTTGAGCAGGTATTCGATGGCCTTGACGTCGTGGTTGGTGGTGCGCTCGATCTCTTTGACGCGCTCGGCGTGCTCCAGCACAAAGTTTTCTGCCAGGGCGTTCAGCACCGCGTTGGCTTCGGCGGAAAACGCCGGCACTTCGCTGATGGCAGGATGGGCGGCCAGGCGCTGGAGCCAGCGTACTTCAACCAGGACGCGGGCACGGATCAAGCCGTACTCGCTGAAAATCGGGCGCAGGGCCTGGGTTTTGCCGGCGTAGCGGCCGTCAACAGGGGAAACCGCAGTGAGCGAAGAGAGCTGCATGGGGTGTTCTCGGACAGTCGGGCAACGAAATGGGGCGCGTATCATACATGAAAACAATCGCCGGTCCGTCGCCAACTGACCGGCGTATTACGCGTAACGAACTACAAAAACGGGTTGAGGCGACTTATTCGTTGCGCATCAACGGGTAAAGCTCTTTAAGCAATTTGCGCCGGCTGATCACCAGTTGCCAGCGATGGCCGCCCAACTGCCGCCACAGCCGTGCCGAGCGAATCCCGGCCAGCAACAGGGCGCGGATCTTCGAGGCATTGCTCGGTTGCTGCAGGTTGCGCATGTCGCCGTGCACCTGGATGCGCTGGCGCAAGGTGCTCAGGGTGTCCTGGTACAGCGCGCCGCAGGCCGCGACGACGTTTTCGTGGGACGGGCCGAAGTGCTCGACCTGGGACTGGATCTGCGGCAAGCGTTTGCCGATGGTCTCCAGCAGGTCGTCGCGCTTGGCCAGCTGGCGCTCAAGCCCCAGCATCGACAAGGCGTAGCGCAGCGGTTCGCGTTGCAGGGCGCTGGGATCGCGTTCCAGGGCGCCGATCAGGGCGCGATAGCCTTCACGCAGGTTCAGGTCGTCACCGCCGTAGACCTCCAGGGTGTCCTTGGGGTCGCGAACCAGCAGGCTGCCGAGCATGCAGGCCACGCCCGCCTCGGTGGCCTGGCCGGTCTTGGCAATCCTGTCCACCAGCACGGCGGCGAGAAACACCCCACCCAATGCTGTCAGTTGTTCCTGGATGGAGGTCATGCCTTGCTGCTCCAGGGTTCTGCGACTTCGATCACGCCGCCGCCCAGGCAGACTTCGCCGTCATAGAACACCACGGACTGGCCGGGCGTGACCGCCCGCTGCGGGTCATCGAAGGTGGCACGGTAGCCCGTGGCGGTTTTTTCCAGGGTGCAGGGCTGGTCGCTTTGGCGGTAGCGAACCTTGGCCGTCAGGCGACGTGGTTCGCTGAGGTCGATGGGGTTGACCCAATAGATGTCGGAAGCGAGCAGGGCGCGGGAAAACAACCACGGATGGTCGTTGCCCTGGCCGACGATCAGCTCGTTGTGTTCCAGGTCCTTGACCAGTACGTACCAAGGCTCTTCGCCAGCGTCTTTCAAGCCGCCGATGCCCAGGCCCTGGCGCTGGCCGATGGTGTGGTACATCAGGCCATGGTGACGGCCGATGACTTCGCCTTCGGTGGTCTTGATCTCGCCTGGCTGGGCCGGCAGGTACTGCTTGAGGAAGTCGCTGAAGCGGCGCTCACCGATGAAGCAGATCCCGGTGGAATCCTTCTTCTTGGCGGTGGCGAGCTGGTGTTTTTCGGCGATTGCGCGCACTTCGGGCTTTTCCAGTTCGCCTACCGGGAACAGGGTCTTGGCGATCTGTTCGCCGCCGACGGCATGCAGGAAGTAGCTCTGGTCCTTGTTCGGGTCCAGGCCCTTGAGCAATTCAGTACGGCCGTCGATGTCGCGGCGACGCACGTAGTGGCCGGTGGCGATCAGGTCTGCGCCGAGCATCATGGCGTAGTCGAGGAACGCCTTGAACTTGATTTCGCGGTTGCACAGGATGTCCGGGTTCGGCGTGCGGCCGGCCTTGTACTCGGCCAGGAAGTGCTCGAACACGTTGTCCCAGTACTCGGCGGCGAAGTTGGCGGTGTGCAGCTTGATGCCGATCTTGTCGCACACCGCCTGGGCATCCGCGAGGTCGTCCATGGCGGTGCAGTATTCGGTTCCGTCGTCTTCTTCCCAGTTCTTCATGAACAGGCCTTCCACCTCATAACCCTGCTCGATCAGCAGAAGGGCGGAAACGGAAGAGTCCACGCCGCCGGACATGCCGACAATGACGCGCTGCTTGGATGTGTCAGAAGGAGCTGGATCACGCATAGGAGTTTCAATGAGTGTCTTGAAAAAGGACGCGATTCTATCAGGCCCGGGCGCGCAAGGCTAAAGAGAAGGACGGATCAGCGTCAGACTGTGGCGATGGCCGGCCAGATAATCGTCGATGCAGCGGATGATCAGCTCGCTGCGCCAGTGCCCGCGCTGTTCGAGCAGCTCGTCGCGAGTCAGCCATTTGGCGCCCAGAATGCCGTCGTCCAATTGATATTCGGGGCGGTGTTTCAAGGCCTTGGCGGCGAAACAGACCCGCTGGTAGGTCACGCCATTGCTGGGGGCGGTGTACAGGTAGATGCCCACCACGCTGGTGGGTTCGACGTCCCAGCCGGTTTCTTCCAGGGTTTCGCGCACCGCGGCTTCGATCAGCGTTTCGTCCGGGTCCAGGTGACCGGCGGGCTGGTTGAGCACTGCTCGTCCGCCTTTGGATTCTTCGACCATCAGGAAACGGCCGTGGTCTTCGACGATGGTGGCGACGGTGATGTGGGGTTTCCAGTCCATGGGGTTTCCTAGATATCAATGTGCATGGAATTTCAATTTGAAAACAGGCCATTGTGGGAGCGAGCCTGCTCGCGATAGCGGTGTGTCAGTCAGCATCAGGGTTGAATGTTATACCGCTATCGCGAGCAGGCTCGCTCCCCACAGGGGGGATATGTTGTCAGGAGGGAAAGTATGGTGTGTCCGGAAACACAAACCCCGGCACCAGGCCGGGGTTCGTGATGTTCCCTTACAACCTTACACCAGCGCAGCAATTGCCGCGTTGAAGGTGGCGCTCGGGCGCATGGCCTTGCTGGTCAGCTCAGGGTTGGCGAAGTAGTAACCGCCGATATCCACTGGCTTGCCTTGAACGGCATTGAGCTCGGCAACGATTTTTTTCTTCGTTGTCGGTCAACGTCTTGGCCAGGGCAGTGAACTGAGCCTTGAGGGCTGCGTCGTCGTCCTGGGCGGCCAGTGCCTGGGCCCAGAACAGGGTCAGGTAGAAGTGGCTGCCACGGTTGTCGATGCCGCCGACCTTGCGCGAAGGCGACTTGTTGCGGTCCAGGAACTCACCGGTAGCCTGGTCGAGGGTCTTGGCCAGCACCAGCGCTTTCGGGTTGTCGTAGGTCACGCCCAGGTGTTCGAGGGAGGCGGCCAGGGCCAGGAACTCGCCCAGGGAATCCCAGCGCAGGAAGTTTTCTTCCAGCAGTTGCTGAACATGCTTGGGTGCCGAGCCGCCGGCGCCGGTTTCGAACAGACCACCGCCGTTCATCAGCGGCACGATGGAGAGCATCTTGGCGCTGGTGCCCAGTTCCATGATCGGGAACAGGTCAGTCAGGTAATCGCGCAGTACGTTGCCGGTCACCGAAATGGTGTCCTTGCCTTCGCGGGTGCGTGCCAGGGTGAACTTCATCGCGTCGACCGGCGACATGATGCGGATGTCCAGGCCGGTGGTGTCGTGGTTCTTCAGGTAGGCCTGGACTTTCTCGATCACCACGCCGTCATGGGCGCGCATCGGGTCCAGCCAGAAGATCGCCGGGGTGCTGCTGGCGCGAGCGCGGTTGACGGCCAGCTTGACCCAATCCTGGATCGGCGCGTCCTTGGTCTGGCACATGCGGAAGATGTCGCCAGCCTCGACGTTCTGCTCCAGCAGGGTGCGACCGGTGCTGTCGGAAACGCGTACCACGCCGTTGGCCTTGATCTGGAAGGTCTTGTCGTGGGAGCCGTACTCTTCGGCTTTCTTGGCCATCAGGCCGACGTTCGGCACGCTGCCCATGGTGGTTGGGTCGAAGGCGCCGTGTTGCTTGCAGTCTTCGATCACCGCCTGGTAGATGGTGGCGTAGCAGCGATCCGGGATCACGGCCTTGGTGTCGTGCAACTGACCGTCGGTGCCCCACATCTTGCCGGAGTCACGGATCATGGCCGGCATCGAGGCGTCGACGATGACGTCGCTCGGCACGTGCAGGTTGGTGATGCCTTTGTCGGAGTTGACCATCGCCAGGGATGGACGCGCTGCGTAGACCGCCTGGATGTCGGCTTCGATCTGCGCCTGCTGCTCGGCCGGCAGGGCCTTGATGCGGGCGTACAGGTCGCCGATGCCGTTGTTCAGGTTGAAGCCGATCTGCTCCAGCACTTGGGCGTGCTTGGCCAGGGCGTCTTTATAGAACTCGGCAACGATCTGGCCGAACATGATCGGGTCGGAGACCTTCATCATGGTGGCCTTGAGGTGAACCGACAGCAGGACGCCTTTTTGCTTGGCGTCTTCGATTTCAGCGGCGATGAAGTCGCGCAGGGCGTTCTTGCTCATCACGGCGCAGTCGAGGATCTCACCGGCTTGTACGGTGGTTTTTTCCTTCAGGACAGTGGCAGTGCCGTCCTGGGCGATCAGCTCGATTTTCACGCTGCCGGCAGCGTCGATCAGGGCGGCTTTTTCGCTACCGTAGAAATCGCCGGTGTTCATGTGGGCCACGTGGGACTTGGAGTCGGCTGCCCAGGCGCCCATTTTGTGCGGGTGCTTGCGTGCGTAGTTCTTGACCGACAACGGGGCGCGGCGGTCGGAGTTGCCTTCGCGCAGGACCGGGTTCACGGCGCTGCCCTTGACCTTGTCGTAGCGGGCGCGCGCGTCTTTCTCGGCGTCGCTGGTCACGGTTTCCGGGTAGTCCGGCAGCGCGTAGCCCTGGGCCTGCAATTCCTTGATCGCGGCCTGCAGTTGCGGCACCGAGGCGCTGATGTTCGGCAGCTTGATGATGTTGGCTTCAGGCGTAACGGCCAGGTCGCCCAGTTCGGCGAGGTGGTCGGCTACGTCTTTGTCGCCCAGTTGCTCGGGGAAGCTGGCCAGGATGCGCCCTGCGAGGGAGATATCGCGGGTTTCCACGGCGATATCGGCCGAAGCGGTAAAGGCTTCGACGATCGGCAGCAGCGAATAGGTGGCGAGGGCGGGAGCTTCGTCGGTGAAGGTATAGATGATCTTCGAGCGGGTGGGCATATTCGGATTAACTCTCTTCTTTGCTAAAGCATGCGCAGAAACTCGAGGGGCGCCGGGTAAGCGCGTTCGTTCAAAGTCATCCGTGAGCCGAATGTCGAGGTTTCTTCGCGGTGATGTTGGGTGCATCAGTCGAGCGTCAAGCGGTTGGGCCGCGGTAACGGTCCGGCTTTTAAATTGGCGGAAAGTCCTGTGATAGAGCCGTCAGCCGTCGTGACCCTGTGGTCAGCGGCGGCATTATACATAGGTAGCTGGCGATCTGCCGATGGTTCATAGACTTCCGTACACGTCCATTGGTCTAAACGTCGCACTACCCATGGAGCGGACTATGCTCATGTTTGGCGCTTTTCCCTTGGTTTTCAGGGTTGTACATGGCGAACTGCAACGCTTTGCCCCTGATGAGCCTAACGTAGGGTTTGCGCGCCGATTCAAGTGGGGTACGCTCGAACGCAGCCAGATGTTCAATCCAAGCAATGGAGTTCAGCATGGGGTATCAAAAGATTCAGGTTCCAGCCGTCGGTGACAAAATCACCGTCAATGCAGACCATTCTCTTAATGTTCCGGACAACCCGATCATCCCTTTCATCGAAGGCGACGGTATTGGCGTCGACATCAGTCCGGTCATGATCAAGGTGGTGGACGCAGCGGTTCAGAAGGCCTATGGCGGCAAGCGCAAGATTTCCTGGATGGAAGTCTATGCCGGCGAGAAAGCGACCCAGGTCTACGACCAGGACACCTGGTTGCCCCAGGAAACCCTGGATGCGGTCAAGGATTACGTGGTTTCCATCAAGGGCCCGCTGACCACGCCGGTGGGCGGTGGTATCCGTTCGCTGAACGTCGCCCTGCGCCAGCAGCTCGACCTGTATGTGTGCCTGCGCCCGGTGCGCTGGTTCGAAGGCGTGCCCAGCCCGGTCAAGAAACCTGGCGACGTGGACATGACGATCTTCCGTGAGAACTCCGAGGACATCTACGCTGGCATCGAGTGGAAGGCAGGTTCGGCCGAAGCCACCAAGGTCATCAAGTTCCTGAAAGAAGAAATGGGCGTGACCAAGATCCGTTTCGACGAGGACTGCGGCATCGGCGTCAAGCCGGTTTCCAAGCAGGGCACCAAGCGCCTGGCGCGCAAGGCCTTGCAATATGTTGTCGACAATGACCGCGATTCGCTGACCATCGTACACAAAGGCAACATCATGAAGTTCACCGAAGGTGCCTTCAAGGAATGGGCCTACGAAGTGGCGGCCGAGGAGTTCGGTGCGACCCTGCTCGACGGCGGGCCCTGGATGCAGTTCAAGAACCCCAAGACTGGCAAGAACGTGGTCGTCAAGGACGCCATCGCCGACGCGATGCTCCAGCAGATCCTCCTGCGTCCGGCCGAATATGACGTGATCGCCACCCTGAACCTCAACGGTGACTACCTGTCCGACGCCCTGGCGGCGGAAGTGGGCGGTATCGGTATTGCGCCGGGCGCCAACCTGTCCGACACCGTGGCGATGTTCGAAGCCACCCACGGTACCGCGCCCAAGTATGCCGGCAAGGACCAGGTCAACCCGGGATCGCTGATCCTGTCGGCGGAAATGATGCTGCGCCACATGGGTTGGACCGAAGCGGCCGACCTGATCATCAAGGGCACCAACGGCGCGATTTCGGCCAAGACCGTGACCTATGACTTCGAACGTCTGATGGAGGGTGCCAAGCTGGTGTCGTCCTCGGGCTTCGGTGATGCCCTGATTTCGCACATGTAAGCGAGTCGGCGCTCAGCGCAAATGCCCGGCTCGGGTGATCGAGCCGGGCATTTTCATTTGTCCGGGGTGGCGACTGCCGGTCAATGGGCCTCGGTGATCCTGGCATTGACAGGGGCGGGTGTCTCTTCGGCGGTGACAATCCTGATATTGACCGCGTGCAAGCCCTTGGGTCCCTGGATGACGTCGAACGTCACAGGCTGTCCGGCCTTCAAGGTCTTATAGCCTTCCATGTTGATAGCCGAGTAATGGGCGAAAAGGTCTTCATTGTCCCTGCCGGCCGCGATAATGAAGCCGTAGCCCTTTGCATTGTTGAACCATTTCACCTTGCCATTCATCTTGACGACCGACATAACCCATTTCCCTCTGCAACGCACTCCATCACTGGAGTATCATCCAGTCCATCCGCAGGCTAATCTTGAAAACAGGATAGATTCCACGGACCTTTTTAACCCACGATGGGCTCTATTGGTTGTAACACCGTTTTGCCGATAGTCAAGGTGGCCGGGTGGTCGTGGTTGAAATCGCCCACAAGCGCCCCCATCACTGTATTCGCCAACTAAACGAACCTTTCTTTCCATGCATGCAGTCAGCCAGATTCGACTAACATTCAATCAGGATCGCCCGGATCTACACGACGACGATTCCGCAGGCATTGCTGTTCAGGAGGCAAAGCCTGCATTACAGGCTCCACCGATGTACAAGGTGGTTTTGTTCAATGATGACTACACACCGATGGATTTCGTCGTCGAAGTGCTCGAGTTGTTTTTTAATCTGAACCGCGAGCTGGCGACCAAGGTCATGCTGGCTGTCCATACAGAGGGACGGGCAGTATGTGGAGTGTTTACCCGCGACATCGCCGAGACGAAGGCCATGCAGGTCAATCAGTACGCCCGGGAAAGCCAGCATCCGCTACTCTGTGAAATCGAGAAGGACGGTTAACGCCGACCACTTGGGTATGAGGTGAAGCTATGTTAAACCGCGAGCTCGAAGTCACCCTCAATCTTGCCTTCAAGGAGGCTCGTTCGAAGCGTCATGAATTCATGACCGTCGAACACCTGCTGCTGGCCCTATTGGATAACGAGGCTG harbors:
- the clpS gene encoding ATP-dependent Clp protease adapter ClpS → MHAVSQIRLTFNQDRPDLHDDDSAGIAVQEAKPALQAPPMYKVVLFNDDYTPMDFVVEVLELFFNLNRELATKVMLAVHTEGRAVCGVFTRDIAETKAMQVNQYARESQHPLLCEIEKDG
- a CDS encoding cold shock domain-containing protein, whose amino-acid sequence is MSVVKMNGKVKWFNNAKGYGFIIAAGRDNEDLFAHYSAINMEGYKTLKAGQPVTFDVIQGPKGLHAVNIRIVTAEETPAPVNARITEAH
- the hflD gene encoding high frequency lysogenization protein HflD, with product MTSIQEQLTALGGVFLAAVLVDRIAKTGQATEAGVACMLGSLLVRDPKDTLEVYGGDDLNLREGYRALIGALERDPSALQREPLRYALSMLGLERQLAKRDDLLETIGKRLPQIQSQVEHFGPSHENVVAACGALYQDTLSTLRQRIQVHGDMRNLQQPSNASKIRALLLAGIRSARLWRQLGGHRWQLVISRRKLLKELYPLMRNE
- a CDS encoding cupin domain-containing protein is translated as MNPDIPLQLLGGITAREFLRDYWQKKPLLIRQAIPDFQSPIDADELAGLALEEEVESRLVIEHGERPWELRRGPFAEDEFSKLPEREWTLLVQAVDQFVPEVSELLENFRFLPSWRIDDVMISFAAPGGSVGPHFDNYDVFLLQGHGQRNWKIGQMCDSESPLLQHADLRILAEFEATDEWTLEPGDMLYLPPRLAHCGVAVDDCMTYSVGFRAPSAAEVLTHFTDFLSQFLPDEERYTDADARPVADPHQIQQDALDRLKGLLAEHMSDERLLLTWFGQFMTEPRYPELVVGPELEEDDLLASLEQGAVIIRNPSARLAWSEVDDDLLLFASGQSRYLPGKLRELLKMICAADALHIENLGPWLADEDGRGLVCELVKQGSLGFADE
- the mnmA gene encoding tRNA 2-thiouridine(34) synthase MnmA, yielding MRDPAPSDTSKQRVIVGMSGGVDSSVSALLLIEQGYEVEGLFMKNWEEDDGTEYCTAMDDLADAQAVCDKIGIKLHTANFAAEYWDNVFEHFLAEYKAGRTPNPDILCNREIKFKAFLDYAMMLGADLIATGHYVRRRDIDGRTELLKGLDPNKDQSYFLHAVGGEQIAKTLFPVGELEKPEVRAIAEKHQLATAKKKDSTGICFIGERRFSDFLKQYLPAQPGEIKTTEGEVIGRHHGLMYHTIGQRQGLGIGGLKDAGEEPWYVLVKDLEHNELIVGQGNDHPWLFSRALLASDIYWVNPIDLSEPRRLTAKVRYRQSDQPCTLEKTATGYRATFDDPQRAVTPGQSVVFYDGEVCLGGGVIEVAEPWSSKA
- the purB gene encoding adenylosuccinate lyase, with amino-acid sequence MQLSSLTAVSPVDGRYAGKTQALRPIFSEYGLIRARVLVEVRWLQRLAAHPAISEVPAFSAEANAVLNALAENFVLEHAERVKEIERTTNHDVKAIEYLLKEQAAKLPELANVSEFIHFACTSEDINNLSHALMLREGRDEVMLPLMRQTAEAIRELAIRFADVPMLSRTHGQPASPTTLGKELANVVYRLERQIAQVAAVPLLGKINGAVGNYNAHLSAYPDIDWEANARAFIEDELGLSFNPYTTQIEPHDYIAELFDAIARFNTILIDFDRDIWGYISLGYFKQRTIAGEIGSSTMPHKVNPIDFENSEGNLGIANALFQHLASKLPISRWQRDLTDSTVLRNLGVGFAHSVIAYEASLKGISKLELNEQKIAADLDACWEVLAEPIQTVMRRYNIENPYEKLKELTRGKGISPEALQTFIDGLDMPADARAELKKLTPASYIGNAAAQAKRI
- a CDS encoding NUDIX hydrolase produces the protein MDWKPHITVATIVEDHGRFLMVEESKGGRAVLNQPAGHLDPDETLIEAAVRETLEETGWDVEPTSVVGIYLYTAPSNGVTYQRVCFAAKALKHRPEYQLDDGILGAKWLTRDELLEQRGHWRSELIIRCIDDYLAGHRHSLTLIRPSL
- the icd gene encoding NADP-dependent isocitrate dehydrogenase, giving the protein MGYQKIQVPAVGDKITVNADHSLNVPDNPIIPFIEGDGIGVDISPVMIKVVDAAVQKAYGGKRKISWMEVYAGEKATQVYDQDTWLPQETLDAVKDYVVSIKGPLTTPVGGGIRSLNVALRQQLDLYVCLRPVRWFEGVPSPVKKPGDVDMTIFRENSEDIYAGIEWKAGSAEATKVIKFLKEEMGVTKIRFDEDCGIGVKPVSKQGTKRLARKALQYVVDNDRDSLTIVHKGNIMKFTEGAFKEWAYEVAAEEFGATLLDGGPWMQFKNPKTGKNVVVKDAIADAMLQQILLRPAEYDVIATLNLNGDYLSDALAAEVGGIGIAPGANLSDTVAMFEATHGTAPKYAGKDQVNPGSLILSAEMMLRHMGWTEAADLIIKGTNGAISAKTVTYDFERLMEGAKLVSSSGFGDALISHM